A single window of Candidatus Zixiibacteriota bacterium DNA harbors:
- a CDS encoding molecular chaperone TorD family protein, which produces MTERETAAFRHEYYQLLVALFRGEPGGELLRELARGAAGRAQAARSLNGALAAGWEEVGRFLAGAVPGSLPESVRDEYTRLFIGPRGPEVNPYESYYLTGRLLDRPLAEIRGFLGNLGIEKQESYSEPEDALAFELEIVRWLIGRQLGAESAEEEERFLGLQADFLVQHLLVWGLDCARDIQEAQGAAFYRGVAKILQGFLELEASLLRERGVERIAPLEARRRHYASFATWKGPTFDPGGEKG; this is translated from the coding sequence ATGACGGAGCGCGAGACGGCTGCCTTTCGCCACGAATATTACCAGCTCCTCGTGGCGCTGTTTCGCGGCGAGCCGGGAGGGGAGCTGCTGCGGGAGCTTGCGCGCGGCGCCGCCGGACGGGCGCAGGCGGCGCGCAGCCTCAACGGCGCGCTTGCGGCGGGGTGGGAAGAGGTCGGCCGCTTCCTCGCCGGGGCGGTGCCGGGAAGTCTGCCGGAGTCGGTGCGCGACGAATACACCCGGCTTTTCATCGGCCCGCGCGGCCCCGAGGTCAACCCCTACGAATCCTACTATCTCACCGGACGGCTGCTGGACCGTCCGCTGGCGGAGATCCGCGGCTTTCTCGGAAATCTCGGAATCGAGAAGCAGGAGAGCTACAGCGAGCCCGAAGACGCGCTCGCGTTCGAGCTCGAGATCGTGCGCTGGCTGATCGGCAGGCAGCTCGGGGCGGAAAGCGCGGAGGAAGAGGAGCGCTTCCTCGGCCTTCAGGCCGACTTTCTCGTGCAGCACCTGCTCGTCTGGGGACTCGACTGCGCCCGCGACATCCAGGAAGCGCAAGGCGCAGCCTTCTATCGCGGCGTCGCAAAAATCCTGCAGGGCTTCCTGGAGCTCGAGGCGAGCCTCTTGCGCGAACGGGGCGTGGAGCGGATCGCCCCGCTGGAGGCCCGGCGGCGCCACTACGCTTCCTTCGCGACGTGGAAGGGGCCGACGTTCGACCCGGGCGGGGAAAAAGGCTGA
- a CDS encoding 4Fe-4S dicluster domain-containing protein encodes MASSWGVFLCDCRRTIALDRDRLDFAVAPAVLCRGSDPAADVAGFAAGVRREQPERILIGCCADQRLFQDALGEAGTPPSNLHFVNLKEASFAVHPDPGEAHDKASRLLRAAMEAAEAGGDPPSYNRLTVGGRVLIAVDSPAGLGACEKIAAVAERTWIVAPPTLQADPFSSTLFVAGRVTAVKGRLGDFRVTVESDGAPPPARREITVDQVVFLLESGPPCTPRTGLHLLGPPARADLEAAAERIRDLTGDFLKPVHVAYDPAVCAGGAAGRQACGVCIPACPYEAIARSAEEPLRVRVDHMACEGCGACASACPTGALRFMEPSPRQLYARLAALLRPESGPEEEPRAVLFHCGEQGRRALEAAGARPLAYPAALLPIEVPCLRHVSEAEMLAAFARGAAGVGLLGCRTCQHGERALLMEKIDFSRTVLEAFELGADRIALITAGQQAPEEAIADLARFASGLKPTPIPPGARATADRGGRGAVAEAIGIFIEQLSREPGRRSLGAAHSYGYAEVRESGCTLCRSCVNVCPVNAFRFDEAAQALEFRHVSCVGCGLCEAVCPENVIEIRREIRLERSALDHRALVSDGMVACTQCGKPYVNRKALEKIEARLFAAESLLDTFVGARKNLLRMCPDCRAVAAMLEVEKGWKP; translated from the coding sequence ATGGCGTCAAGCTGGGGCGTGTTCCTGTGCGATTGCCGGCGCACGATCGCGCTCGACCGCGATCGCCTCGACTTCGCCGTCGCTCCGGCGGTGCTCTGCCGCGGCAGCGATCCTGCAGCCGACGTCGCCGGATTCGCCGCCGGGGTGCGGCGGGAGCAGCCCGAGCGGATTCTGATCGGTTGCTGCGCCGATCAGCGCTTGTTCCAGGACGCCCTCGGCGAGGCGGGCACGCCGCCTTCGAATCTCCACTTCGTCAATCTCAAGGAAGCCAGCTTCGCGGTCCATCCCGATCCCGGCGAGGCGCACGACAAGGCGTCGCGCCTGCTGCGGGCGGCGATGGAAGCGGCGGAGGCGGGCGGCGATCCTCCTTCCTACAACCGGCTGACGGTCGGAGGGCGTGTCTTGATCGCCGTCGACTCTCCGGCCGGGCTCGGCGCATGCGAGAAGATCGCGGCCGTGGCGGAGCGGACCTGGATTGTGGCGCCTCCGACTTTGCAGGCCGATCCCTTCTCTTCGACGCTGTTCGTGGCCGGGCGCGTTACCGCCGTGAAAGGCCGCCTCGGCGATTTCCGCGTCACGGTCGAAAGCGACGGGGCACCGCCGCCGGCGCGCAGGGAGATCACGGTCGATCAGGTGGTTTTCCTCCTGGAAAGCGGGCCTCCTTGCACGCCGCGCACCGGCCTGCACCTTCTCGGCCCGCCCGCTCGGGCCGACCTCGAAGCTGCAGCCGAGCGGATCCGCGATCTCACGGGCGACTTCTTGAAACCGGTGCACGTGGCCTACGATCCCGCCGTCTGCGCCGGTGGAGCGGCGGGGCGGCAGGCCTGTGGGGTCTGCATTCCCGCATGCCCTTACGAGGCGATTGCGCGGAGCGCGGAAGAGCCGCTGCGCGTGAGGGTCGACCACATGGCCTGCGAAGGCTGCGGCGCGTGCGCTTCGGCCTGCCCCACCGGCGCGCTGCGCTTCATGGAACCGTCGCCGCGACAGCTGTACGCGCGACTTGCGGCGTTGCTCCGGCCGGAAAGCGGTCCCGAAGAGGAGCCCCGCGCGGTTCTATTCCACTGCGGCGAGCAAGGGCGCCGGGCGTTGGAAGCGGCGGGCGCGCGGCCGCTCGCCTACCCGGCGGCGCTCCTGCCGATCGAGGTGCCGTGCCTCCGCCACGTCTCGGAAGCCGAGATGCTCGCGGCATTCGCCCGGGGAGCGGCCGGCGTCGGCTTGCTGGGGTGCCGGACCTGCCAGCACGGAGAACGGGCGTTGCTGATGGAAAAGATCGACTTCTCCCGGACGGTGCTCGAGGCCTTCGAGCTGGGCGCGGATCGCATTGCGCTGATCACCGCGGGCCAGCAGGCGCCCGAGGAAGCGATCGCCGATCTGGCGCGGTTCGCCTCCGGCCTGAAGCCGACGCCGATCCCGCCGGGAGCAAGAGCGACGGCCGACCGGGGAGGCCGCGGGGCGGTCGCCGAGGCGATCGGGATCTTCATCGAGCAGCTCTCGCGGGAGCCGGGCCGGCGGTCTCTGGGCGCGGCGCATTCGTACGGCTATGCCGAGGTCAGGGAATCCGGCTGCACGCTCTGCCGCTCCTGCGTCAACGTCTGCCCCGTGAACGCCTTCCGGTTCGACGAGGCGGCACAGGCGCTGGAGTTCAGGCACGTCTCCTGCGTCGGCTGCGGGTTGTGCGAGGCGGTTTGCCCGGAAAACGTCATCGAGATCAGACGCGAGATTCGTCTCGAGCGCTCCGCGCTGGACCACCGCGCGCTCGTCAGCGACGGCATGGTGGCCTGCACGCAATGCGGCAAGCCGTACGTCAACCGCAAAGCGCTGGAGAAGATCGAGGCCCGGCTTTTCGCCGCCGAGTCGCTGCTCGACACCTTCGTCGGCGCTCGCAAGAACCTCCTGCGCATGTGTCCGGACTGCCGGGCGGTCGCGGCGATGCTGGAGGTCGAAAAGGGCTGGAAACCGTGA
- a CDS encoding aldehyde ferredoxin oxidoreductase family protein, which produces MYGFHGRLLHVDLERGRFERRSLEEARLRSFLGGIGLGTALLYEHAPAGVEPLAPANPLILASAPLVGTGLTTTAKYAVVTKSPLTGFIADSLSSSFFALELKRTGLDAVVITGRAAAPVYVVIASDRLEIRDASHLWGRSAAEAEALIRAELGDPDVRVAAIGVAGENRVRYATISNEGRHAGRGGVGAVMGAKNLKAVALRGREATAVADPRGVAALAEEMRRRSLGPMTEKYRAIGTVANLSVFNRLGALPTRNFQQSTFEGAESVSGESFTETAFSRRHGCASCTIQCERLFRSLGGSEQRLEYESLFALGPLCGIEDPQAVLEAARLCDLYGLDTISAGGTVAWAMECAEKGLLPEAGNLGLRFGRAEALLGALGLIARRSGDLGDLLAEGSRTAALRLGGEAPYLAMQVKGLELPGYEPRSLKTMALGLAVSPRGACHNRSGAYDADFSGEVDRLSADAGKGALVAAAEDFVAVLDSLIVCKFLRRCFVDFYGEAADFLAKVTGWPCSGEELRLTGERIHNLKKLFNIRSGWRPEDDWLPPRLLNEKLTSGAAEGAALTAAELREMIGAYYRARGWDENGSIPEAKLQELGLR; this is translated from the coding sequence ATGTACGGCTTTCACGGGCGCCTTCTCCACGTCGATCTCGAGCGCGGACGCTTCGAGCGGCGCTCCCTCGAGGAGGCCCGGCTGCGCTCTTTCCTCGGCGGCATCGGCCTCGGGACCGCCCTGCTGTACGAGCACGCGCCGGCGGGCGTCGAGCCCCTGGCCCCCGCCAATCCGCTGATCCTGGCCAGCGCCCCGCTCGTCGGGACCGGGCTCACCACGACGGCGAAGTACGCGGTGGTGACGAAGTCGCCGCTCACGGGCTTCATCGCCGATTCTCTCTCGTCGAGCTTCTTCGCCCTCGAGCTCAAGCGCACCGGTCTCGACGCCGTCGTGATCACGGGCAGGGCGGCGGCGCCGGTCTATGTCGTGATCGCCAGCGACCGTCTCGAGATTCGCGACGCGAGCCACCTCTGGGGGCGGAGCGCGGCCGAGGCCGAAGCGCTGATCCGCGCCGAGCTCGGCGACCCCGACGTTCGGGTGGCGGCCATCGGCGTCGCCGGGGAAAACCGCGTGCGCTACGCCACCATCTCCAACGAAGGGCGCCACGCGGGACGAGGCGGCGTCGGCGCGGTCATGGGAGCGAAGAACCTGAAAGCAGTGGCGCTGCGAGGCCGCGAGGCGACGGCGGTCGCCGATCCTCGGGGAGTCGCGGCGCTCGCCGAGGAGATGCGGCGGCGGAGCCTGGGGCCGATGACCGAGAAGTACCGGGCGATCGGTACCGTGGCCAACCTGTCGGTGTTCAACCGCCTGGGAGCGCTGCCGACGCGCAACTTCCAGCAGTCGACGTTCGAGGGAGCCGAGTCGGTGAGCGGCGAGAGCTTCACCGAAACCGCCTTCAGCCGCAGACACGGCTGCGCCTCGTGCACCATCCAGTGCGAGCGGTTGTTCAGGTCGCTCGGCGGCAGCGAGCAGCGCCTGGAGTACGAAAGCCTGTTTGCGCTGGGGCCGCTGTGCGGGATCGAAGACCCGCAGGCGGTGCTCGAGGCGGCCCGGCTGTGCGACCTCTACGGCCTCGACACGATCAGCGCCGGGGGAACGGTCGCCTGGGCCATGGAGTGCGCCGAGAAGGGCCTGCTTCCCGAGGCGGGAAACCTCGGCTTGCGCTTCGGCCGGGCGGAAGCTCTGCTCGGCGCGCTCGGCCTGATCGCGCGGCGGTCGGGCGACCTCGGCGACCTGCTGGCGGAGGGGTCGCGCACGGCCGCCCTTCGGCTCGGCGGCGAGGCACCGTACCTGGCGATGCAGGTCAAGGGGCTGGAGCTTCCCGGCTACGAGCCCCGCAGCTTGAAGACAATGGCTCTCGGCCTCGCGGTGAGCCCGCGCGGTGCCTGCCACAACCGCTCCGGCGCCTACGATGCGGACTTCTCGGGCGAGGTCGACCGGCTGAGCGCGGATGCGGGAAAAGGCGCTCTGGTCGCCGCGGCCGAGGACTTCGTCGCCGTGCTGGATTCCCTCATCGTCTGCAAGTTTCTGCGCCGCTGCTTCGTCGATTTTTACGGCGAGGCGGCCGATTTTCTGGCGAAAGTCACCGGCTGGCCGTGCTCGGGAGAGGAGCTGCGCCTGACCGGCGAGCGCATCCATAATCTCAAGAAGCTCTTCAACATCCGCTCGGGCTGGCGGCCGGAGGACGACTGGCTGCCGCCGCGGCTGTTGAACGAGAAGCTGACCTCGGGCGCGGCCGAGGGAGCGGCGCTCACGGCCGCCGAGCTGCGCGAGATGATCGGGGCGTACTACCGCGCGAGGGGTTGGGACGAAAACGGCTCGATCCCGGAGGCGAAGCTCCAGGAGCTGGGTCTTCGCTGA
- a CDS encoding NTP transferase domain-containing protein, whose product MAKDGRGQGTPAAAVILAGGRSSRMGRAKALLPFAGRPLVCHLAATLGSLFDEVIVVAAPGQELPELPARVVRDAVPHQGPVGGICYGLAAARSELCFVTSCDVAFLNLRLISYLLSRAPGYDVVVPRWEDRLQPLHAVYRRTVVPLLEEQLRTGELRPVYLFDKVPCLQLGEEEIRKFDPEGLSFFNMNTPEDYAAALRLWQERAGSDVTCTVELFGAARLLARTPEVSLTIPAGSALAEVFAALAERVPALSNRVVDPERRRLAPGYACNINGLDFVRDSSVKINPGDRILILSADAGG is encoded by the coding sequence ATGGCCAAGGACGGACGCGGACAGGGCACGCCGGCGGCGGCGGTGATCCTGGCCGGCGGCAGGAGCTCGCGCATGGGACGCGCGAAAGCGCTGCTGCCCTTCGCCGGCCGGCCGCTCGTCTGCCATCTCGCCGCGACGCTCGGCTCGCTTTTCGACGAGGTGATCGTCGTCGCCGCGCCGGGGCAGGAGCTTCCCGAGCTTCCCGCCCGCGTCGTGCGCGACGCCGTGCCCCATCAGGGTCCGGTCGGCGGAATCTGCTACGGGCTGGCGGCGGCGCGAAGCGAGCTCTGTTTCGTGACCTCCTGCGACGTCGCGTTCCTGAACCTGCGGCTGATCTCTTATCTGCTCTCCCGGGCGCCCGGCTACGACGTGGTCGTGCCGCGCTGGGAAGACCGCCTCCAGCCCCTGCACGCGGTCTACCGCCGCACCGTCGTGCCGCTGCTCGAGGAGCAGCTGCGCACGGGCGAGCTTCGCCCGGTCTATCTCTTCGACAAGGTTCCCTGCCTGCAGCTGGGCGAGGAGGAAATCCGGAAATTCGATCCCGAGGGTCTGAGCTTCTTCAACATGAACACGCCGGAGGACTACGCGGCTGCGCTCCGCTTGTGGCAGGAGCGGGCGGGGAGCGACGTGACCTGCACCGTCGAGCTTTTCGGCGCCGCGCGCCTGCTGGCGCGGACCCCGGAGGTTTCCCTCACCATACCCGCCGGATCGGCGCTCGCCGAGGTTTTCGCCGCGCTGGCCGAGCGAGTGCCGGCGCTCTCGAACCGGGTCGTCGACCCGGAGCGCCGCCGCCTCGCGCCCGGCTACGCCTGCAACATCAACGGTCTGGACTTCGTTCGCGATTCGTCGGTGAAGATCAACCCGGGCGACCGCATTCTGATCCTGTCGGCGGACGCCGGAGGCTAG